A genomic window from Macaca mulatta isolate MMU2019108-1 chromosome 19, T2T-MMU8v2.0, whole genome shotgun sequence includes:
- the ZNF555 gene encoding zinc finger protein 555 isoform X1 has product MDSVVFEDVAVDFTLEEWALLDSAQRDLYRDVMLETFRNLASVDDETQFKASGSVSQQDIYGEKIPKESKIAAFTRNVSWASVLGKIWDSLSIEDQPTKQGRNLSRNDVLERVCESNDQCGEAFSQIPHLNLYKKIPPGVKQCEYNTYGKVFMYHRTSLKSPITVHTGHKLYQCQECGQAYSCRSHLRMHVRTHNGERPYVCKLCGKTFPRTSSLNRHVRIHTAEKTYECKQCGKAFIDFSSLTSHLRSHTGEKPYKCKECGKAFSYSSTFRRHTITHTGEKPYKCQECGEAFSYSSTFRRHLISHTGEKPHKCKECGEAFSYSSTFRRHMITHTGEKPYECKQCGKTFIYLQSFRRHERIHTGEKPYECKQCGKTFIYPQSFRRHERTHGGEKPYECNQCGKAFSHPSSFRGHMRVHTGEKPYECKQCGKTFNWPISLRKHMRTHTREKPYECKQCGKAFSLSACFREHVRMHPEDKSYECKLCGKAFYCHISLQKHMRRHTAEKLYECKQCGKAFSWPELLQQHVRTHTVEKPYECKECGKVFKWPSSLPIHMRLHTGEKPYQCKHCGKAFNCSSSLRRHVRIHTTEKQYKCNMEHPPTNEFMCNASEKSHQGRDLIKVVNMVLPL; this is encoded by the exons ATG GACTCAGTGGtctttgaggatgtggctgtggaCTTCACCCTGGAGGAGTGGGCTTTGCTGGATTCTGCTCAGAGGGACCTGTACAGAGATGTGATGCTGGAGACCTTCCGGAACCTGGCCTCAGTAG ATGATGAAACTCAATTTAAGGCCAGTGGGTCAGTTTCTCAGCAGGATATTTACGGAGAAAAAATACCCAAGGAATCTAAAATAGCTGCGTTCACCAGAAATGTTTCCTGGGCCTCTGTTTTAGGAAAAATTTGGGACAGTCTTAGCATTGAAGATCAGCCCACAAAGCAGGGGAGAAATCTCAG tagaaatgatgTGTTGGAGAGAGTCTGTGAAAGTAACGATCAATGTGGAGAAGCCTTCAGCCAGATTCCACATCTTAATCTGTACAAGAAAATTCCACCTGGAGTAAAACAGTGTGAATACAACACGTACGGAAAAGTCTTCATGTATCACCGCACATCCCTCAAGAGTCCCATCACAGTTCACACTGGACACAAACTATATCAGTGCCAGGAATGTGGGCAGGCCTACAGTTGTCGTTCACACCTAAGAATGCATGTGAGAACCCACAATGGAGAGAGACCCTATGTGTGTAAATTATGTGGGAAAACCTTTCCTCGTACTTCCTCCCTCAATCGGCACGTAAGGATTCACACTGCTGAGAAAACCTacgaatgtaaacaatgtgggaaagccttcattGACTTCTCAAGTCTTACTAGTCATCTCAGAAGTCACACCGGAGAGAAGCCATATAagtgtaaggaatgtgggaaagctttcagtTATTCCTCAACGTTTCGAAGACACACAATAACACACACTGGCGAGAAGCCATATAAATGTCAGGAATGTGGGGAAGCCTTTAGTTATTCCTCAACTTTTCGAAGACATTTGATTTcacacactggagagaagccacataaatgtaaagaatgtggggAAGCCTTCAGTTACTCTTCGACTTTTCGAAGACACATGATAacacacactggagagaaaccctacgaatGCAAACAGTGTGGGAAAACCTTCATTTATCTCCAGTCCTTTCGAAGACATGAGAGGATTCACACCggagagaaaccctacgaatGCAAACAGTGTGGGAAAACCTTCATTTATCCCCAGTCCTTTCGAAGACATGAAAGGACTCATggtggagagaaaccctatgaatgcaaCCAGTGCGGGAAGGCATTCAGTCACCCCTCATCCTTTCGAGGACACATGAGAGtgcacactggagagaaaccctatgagtgCAAGCAATGTGGGAAAACTTTCAATTGGCCCATATCTTTACGAAAACATATGAGGACACACACTagggagaaaccctatgaatgtaagcagtgtgggaaagccttcagctTATCCGCTTGCTTTCGAGAACATGTGAGAATGCACCCTGAAGACAAATCCTATGAATGCAAGCTATGTGGGAAAGCTTTCTATTGCCACATATCCTTACAAAAACATATGAGAAGGCATACTGCAGAGAAACTCTATGAATGCAAGCAGTGTGGGAAAGCTTTCAGTTGGCCTGAACTTTTGCAACAACATGTGAGAACACACACTGTAGAGaagccctatgaatgtaaggaatgtgggaaggtCTTCAAATGGCCGTCATCTTTACCAATACATATGAGACtgcacactggagagaaaccttatcaATGTAAGCATTGTGGGAAAGCATTCAATTGTTCCTCATCCTTAAGACGACATGTGAGAATACACACTACAGAAAAACAGTATAAGTGTAATATGGAACATCCTCCTACAAATGAATTCATGTGCAATGCTTCAGAAAAGTCACACCAGGGGAGAGATCTGATCAAAGTTGTAAATATGGTGTTGCCTTTATGA
- the ZNF555 gene encoding zinc finger protein 555 isoform X2 — protein MDSVVFEDVAVDFTLEEWALLDSAQRDLYRDVMLETFRNLASVDDETQFKASGSVSQQDIYGEKIPKESKIAAFTRNVSWASVLGKIWDSLSIEDQPTKQGRNLRNDVLERVCESNDQCGEAFSQIPHLNLYKKIPPGVKQCEYNTYGKVFMYHRTSLKSPITVHTGHKLYQCQECGQAYSCRSHLRMHVRTHNGERPYVCKLCGKTFPRTSSLNRHVRIHTAEKTYECKQCGKAFIDFSSLTSHLRSHTGEKPYKCKECGKAFSYSSTFRRHTITHTGEKPYKCQECGEAFSYSSTFRRHLISHTGEKPHKCKECGEAFSYSSTFRRHMITHTGEKPYECKQCGKTFIYLQSFRRHERIHTGEKPYECKQCGKTFIYPQSFRRHERTHGGEKPYECNQCGKAFSHPSSFRGHMRVHTGEKPYECKQCGKTFNWPISLRKHMRTHTREKPYECKQCGKAFSLSACFREHVRMHPEDKSYECKLCGKAFYCHISLQKHMRRHTAEKLYECKQCGKAFSWPELLQQHVRTHTVEKPYECKECGKVFKWPSSLPIHMRLHTGEKPYQCKHCGKAFNCSSSLRRHVRIHTTEKQYKCNMEHPPTNEFMCNASEKSHQGRDLIKVVNMVLPL, from the exons ATG GACTCAGTGGtctttgaggatgtggctgtggaCTTCACCCTGGAGGAGTGGGCTTTGCTGGATTCTGCTCAGAGGGACCTGTACAGAGATGTGATGCTGGAGACCTTCCGGAACCTGGCCTCAGTAG ATGATGAAACTCAATTTAAGGCCAGTGGGTCAGTTTCTCAGCAGGATATTTACGGAGAAAAAATACCCAAGGAATCTAAAATAGCTGCGTTCACCAGAAATGTTTCCTGGGCCTCTGTTTTAGGAAAAATTTGGGACAGTCTTAGCATTGAAGATCAGCCCACAAAGCAGGGGAGAAATCTCAG aaatgatgTGTTGGAGAGAGTCTGTGAAAGTAACGATCAATGTGGAGAAGCCTTCAGCCAGATTCCACATCTTAATCTGTACAAGAAAATTCCACCTGGAGTAAAACAGTGTGAATACAACACGTACGGAAAAGTCTTCATGTATCACCGCACATCCCTCAAGAGTCCCATCACAGTTCACACTGGACACAAACTATATCAGTGCCAGGAATGTGGGCAGGCCTACAGTTGTCGTTCACACCTAAGAATGCATGTGAGAACCCACAATGGAGAGAGACCCTATGTGTGTAAATTATGTGGGAAAACCTTTCCTCGTACTTCCTCCCTCAATCGGCACGTAAGGATTCACACTGCTGAGAAAACCTacgaatgtaaacaatgtgggaaagccttcattGACTTCTCAAGTCTTACTAGTCATCTCAGAAGTCACACCGGAGAGAAGCCATATAagtgtaaggaatgtgggaaagctttcagtTATTCCTCAACGTTTCGAAGACACACAATAACACACACTGGCGAGAAGCCATATAAATGTCAGGAATGTGGGGAAGCCTTTAGTTATTCCTCAACTTTTCGAAGACATTTGATTTcacacactggagagaagccacataaatgtaaagaatgtggggAAGCCTTCAGTTACTCTTCGACTTTTCGAAGACACATGATAacacacactggagagaaaccctacgaatGCAAACAGTGTGGGAAAACCTTCATTTATCTCCAGTCCTTTCGAAGACATGAGAGGATTCACACCggagagaaaccctacgaatGCAAACAGTGTGGGAAAACCTTCATTTATCCCCAGTCCTTTCGAAGACATGAAAGGACTCATggtggagagaaaccctatgaatgcaaCCAGTGCGGGAAGGCATTCAGTCACCCCTCATCCTTTCGAGGACACATGAGAGtgcacactggagagaaaccctatgagtgCAAGCAATGTGGGAAAACTTTCAATTGGCCCATATCTTTACGAAAACATATGAGGACACACACTagggagaaaccctatgaatgtaagcagtgtgggaaagccttcagctTATCCGCTTGCTTTCGAGAACATGTGAGAATGCACCCTGAAGACAAATCCTATGAATGCAAGCTATGTGGGAAAGCTTTCTATTGCCACATATCCTTACAAAAACATATGAGAAGGCATACTGCAGAGAAACTCTATGAATGCAAGCAGTGTGGGAAAGCTTTCAGTTGGCCTGAACTTTTGCAACAACATGTGAGAACACACACTGTAGAGaagccctatgaatgtaaggaatgtgggaaggtCTTCAAATGGCCGTCATCTTTACCAATACATATGAGACtgcacactggagagaaaccttatcaATGTAAGCATTGTGGGAAAGCATTCAATTGTTCCTCATCCTTAAGACGACATGTGAGAATACACACTACAGAAAAACAGTATAAGTGTAATATGGAACATCCTCCTACAAATGAATTCATGTGCAATGCTTCAGAAAAGTCACACCAGGGGAGAGATCTGATCAAAGTTGTAAATATGGTGTTGCCTTTATGA
- the ZNF555 gene encoding zinc finger protein 555 isoform X3, giving the protein MLLIFSRNDVLERVCESNDQCGEAFSQIPHLNLYKKIPPGVKQCEYNTYGKVFMYHRTSLKSPITVHTGHKLYQCQECGQAYSCRSHLRMHVRTHNGERPYVCKLCGKTFPRTSSLNRHVRIHTAEKTYECKQCGKAFIDFSSLTSHLRSHTGEKPYKCKECGKAFSYSSTFRRHTITHTGEKPYKCQECGEAFSYSSTFRRHLISHTGEKPHKCKECGEAFSYSSTFRRHMITHTGEKPYECKQCGKTFIYLQSFRRHERIHTGEKPYECKQCGKTFIYPQSFRRHERTHGGEKPYECNQCGKAFSHPSSFRGHMRVHTGEKPYECKQCGKTFNWPISLRKHMRTHTREKPYECKQCGKAFSLSACFREHVRMHPEDKSYECKLCGKAFYCHISLQKHMRRHTAEKLYECKQCGKAFSWPELLQQHVRTHTVEKPYECKECGKVFKWPSSLPIHMRLHTGEKPYQCKHCGKAFNCSSSLRRHVRIHTTEKQYKCNMEHPPTNEFMCNASEKSHQGRDLIKVVNMVLPL; this is encoded by the coding sequence ATGCTTctcatttttagtagaaatgatgTGTTGGAGAGAGTCTGTGAAAGTAACGATCAATGTGGAGAAGCCTTCAGCCAGATTCCACATCTTAATCTGTACAAGAAAATTCCACCTGGAGTAAAACAGTGTGAATACAACACGTACGGAAAAGTCTTCATGTATCACCGCACATCCCTCAAGAGTCCCATCACAGTTCACACTGGACACAAACTATATCAGTGCCAGGAATGTGGGCAGGCCTACAGTTGTCGTTCACACCTAAGAATGCATGTGAGAACCCACAATGGAGAGAGACCCTATGTGTGTAAATTATGTGGGAAAACCTTTCCTCGTACTTCCTCCCTCAATCGGCACGTAAGGATTCACACTGCTGAGAAAACCTacgaatgtaaacaatgtgggaaagccttcattGACTTCTCAAGTCTTACTAGTCATCTCAGAAGTCACACCGGAGAGAAGCCATATAagtgtaaggaatgtgggaaagctttcagtTATTCCTCAACGTTTCGAAGACACACAATAACACACACTGGCGAGAAGCCATATAAATGTCAGGAATGTGGGGAAGCCTTTAGTTATTCCTCAACTTTTCGAAGACATTTGATTTcacacactggagagaagccacataaatgtaaagaatgtggggAAGCCTTCAGTTACTCTTCGACTTTTCGAAGACACATGATAacacacactggagagaaaccctacgaatGCAAACAGTGTGGGAAAACCTTCATTTATCTCCAGTCCTTTCGAAGACATGAGAGGATTCACACCggagagaaaccctacgaatGCAAACAGTGTGGGAAAACCTTCATTTATCCCCAGTCCTTTCGAAGACATGAAAGGACTCATggtggagagaaaccctatgaatgcaaCCAGTGCGGGAAGGCATTCAGTCACCCCTCATCCTTTCGAGGACACATGAGAGtgcacactggagagaaaccctatgagtgCAAGCAATGTGGGAAAACTTTCAATTGGCCCATATCTTTACGAAAACATATGAGGACACACACTagggagaaaccctatgaatgtaagcagtgtgggaaagccttcagctTATCCGCTTGCTTTCGAGAACATGTGAGAATGCACCCTGAAGACAAATCCTATGAATGCAAGCTATGTGGGAAAGCTTTCTATTGCCACATATCCTTACAAAAACATATGAGAAGGCATACTGCAGAGAAACTCTATGAATGCAAGCAGTGTGGGAAAGCTTTCAGTTGGCCTGAACTTTTGCAACAACATGTGAGAACACACACTGTAGAGaagccctatgaatgtaaggaatgtgggaaggtCTTCAAATGGCCGTCATCTTTACCAATACATATGAGACtgcacactggagagaaaccttatcaATGTAAGCATTGTGGGAAAGCATTCAATTGTTCCTCATCCTTAAGACGACATGTGAGAATACACACTACAGAAAAACAGTATAAGTGTAATATGGAACATCCTCCTACAAATGAATTCATGTGCAATGCTTCAGAAAAGTCACACCAGGGGAGAGATCTGATCAAAGTTGTAAATATGGTGTTGCCTTTATGA